One genomic window of Daphnia pulex isolate KAP4 chromosome 10, ASM2113471v1 includes the following:
- the LOC124204094 gene encoding uncharacterized protein LOC124204094 isoform X1: protein MGILLSYKLGVASILCLARFASLESEFSDPTSLKSLEDKPLPIKISSVLYRSVCINIYDSQTTSSNKKIYFYSPIAVLNHMNVISVFHQTSTQGFLSISFAIWNQEIRTKVVQHLTQIFNQQIEPNQVRVFHFNSVRLTGSKLNFADFSLTNEWIAYKDQPSLRFSLICPTREDCDRVKTEMLSNPKQFEHLRLDFNPELKDDTCFNNNGVKITQEDFSIQVKELLTNIEAKLMKELNAFREDEEISKKSITAACEVANENLRMALQETKMDFSTTSRMLADKIIVTEKNLAVALDNLKMTWNELTKTKAVVEEMSAKLNDKDKCIGCSIGCANVKSPSVHFYVQRNSSFYTTKTPIPFDLAVVNEGNAMDLTSGIFTAPLSGIYYFSFTGLVEFPSSSSYVYLGIGLYLNGGHIGSGFVEAANTLSGQNDQVTLKLTLNLKNRDRVWVEIDNWSAGVAKLYDDYSHYTHFTGFMLKEEENVASL from the exons ATGGGTATTTTGTTGTCATATAAACTGGGTGTGGCGTCGATTCTTTGTCTGGCACGTTTTGCTTCTTTAGAATCAGAATTTTCCGATCCTACCTCATTGAAGAGTCTCGAGGATAAACCGCTGCCGATAAAAATTTCCTCGGTGCTTTACAGATCCGTTTGTATTAATATTTACGACAGTCAAACAACTTCGAGCAACAAGAAGATTTATTTCTATTCGCCTATTGCTGTACTAAATCACATGAAtgtcatttctgtttttcatcaaACGTCCACTCAAGGGTTTCTCAGTATCAGTTTTGCAATTTGGAATCAAGAAATCAGAACTAAAGTGGTTCAACACCTCACCCAGATATTCAACCAACAAATCGAGCCGAATCAAGTGCGAGTCTTTCATTTCAACAGTGTCAGGCTGACCGGCAGCAAACTGAATTTTGCTGATTTCTCGTTGACTAATGAATGGATTGCGTACAAGGATCAGCCATCACTCAGGTTTAGTCTGATCTGCCCGACACGAGAAGATTGCGATCGTGTGAAGACTGAAATGCTCAGCAATCCCAAACAGTTTGAACATTTGCGACTTGATTTCAATCCTGAATTGAAAGATG ATACTTGTTTCAATAATAATGGGGTTAAAATAACCCAAGAAGATTTTTCAATACAAGTTAAAG agTTACTGACAAACATCGAAGCCAAATTAATGAAAGAGCTGAATGCCTTTAGGGAAG atgaagaaatttcaaaaaagtcaATAACGGCAGCATGCGAAGTCGCTAATGAAAATTTGAGAATGGCACTACAAG aaactaaaatggatttttcaacaacttcaCGGATGTTAGCTGATAAAATCATAGTCACTGAAAAAAATCTGGCAG TGGCTTTGGACAACTTAAAAATGACTTGGAACGAATTAACGAAAACGAAGGCCGTCGTTGAGGAAATGTCGGCAAAATTGAACG ACAAAGACAAATGTATCGGATGCTCGATCGGATGCGCCAACGTCAAATCGCCTtccgtccatttctacgtccagagaaattcttcattcTACACAACTAAAACTCCGATTCCGTTCGATTTGGCGGTGGTGAACGAAGGGAACGCTATGGATTTGACATCGGGGATATTCACGGCTCCACTGTCAGGAATTTATTACTTCTCCTTCACTGGTTTGGTGGAATTtccatcttcatcatcttatGTTTATTTAGGAATTGGTCTTTATTTGAACGGAGGTCATATAGGATCGGGTTTTGTTGAAGCGGCAAACACTCTCTCTGGTCAAAACGATCAAGTAACCCTTAAGCTTacgctgaacttgaaaaacaGAGATCGAGTTTGGGTGGAGATTGATAACTGGTCAGCAGGGGTGGCGAAGTTGTATGACGACTATAGCCACTACACCCATTTCACTGGTTTCATGttgaaggaggaggaaaatgtCGCGTCCCTTTGA
- the LOC124204094 gene encoding uncharacterized protein LOC124204094 isoform X2: protein MGILLSYKLGVASILCLARFASLESEFSDPTSLKSLEDKPLPIKISSVLYRSVCINIYDSQTTSSNKKIYFYSPIAVLNHMNVISVFHQTSTQGFLSISFAIWNQEIRTKVVQHLTQIFNQQIEPNQVRVFHFNSVRLTGSKLNFADFSLTNEWIAYKDQPSLRFSLICPTREDCDRVKTEMLSNPKQFEHLRLDFNPELKDDTCFNNNGVKITQEDFSIQVKELLTNIEAKLMKELNAFREDEEISKKSITAACEVANENLRMALQETKMDFSTTSRMLADKIIVTEKNLAVALDNLKMTWNELTKTKAVVEEMSAKLNDKDKCIGCSIGCANVKSPSVHFYVQRNSSFYTTKTPIPFDLAVVNEGNAMDLTSGIFTAPLNWSLFERRSYRIGFC, encoded by the exons ATGGGTATTTTGTTGTCATATAAACTGGGTGTGGCGTCGATTCTTTGTCTGGCACGTTTTGCTTCTTTAGAATCAGAATTTTCCGATCCTACCTCATTGAAGAGTCTCGAGGATAAACCGCTGCCGATAAAAATTTCCTCGGTGCTTTACAGATCCGTTTGTATTAATATTTACGACAGTCAAACAACTTCGAGCAACAAGAAGATTTATTTCTATTCGCCTATTGCTGTACTAAATCACATGAAtgtcatttctgtttttcatcaaACGTCCACTCAAGGGTTTCTCAGTATCAGTTTTGCAATTTGGAATCAAGAAATCAGAACTAAAGTGGTTCAACACCTCACCCAGATATTCAACCAACAAATCGAGCCGAATCAAGTGCGAGTCTTTCATTTCAACAGTGTCAGGCTGACCGGCAGCAAACTGAATTTTGCTGATTTCTCGTTGACTAATGAATGGATTGCGTACAAGGATCAGCCATCACTCAGGTTTAGTCTGATCTGCCCGACACGAGAAGATTGCGATCGTGTGAAGACTGAAATGCTCAGCAATCCCAAACAGTTTGAACATTTGCGACTTGATTTCAATCCTGAATTGAAAGATG ATACTTGTTTCAATAATAATGGGGTTAAAATAACCCAAGAAGATTTTTCAATACAAGTTAAAG agTTACTGACAAACATCGAAGCCAAATTAATGAAAGAGCTGAATGCCTTTAGGGAAG atgaagaaatttcaaaaaagtcaATAACGGCAGCATGCGAAGTCGCTAATGAAAATTTGAGAATGGCACTACAAG aaactaaaatggatttttcaacaacttcaCGGATGTTAGCTGATAAAATCATAGTCACTGAAAAAAATCTGGCAG TGGCTTTGGACAACTTAAAAATGACTTGGAACGAATTAACGAAAACGAAGGCCGTCGTTGAGGAAATGTCGGCAAAATTGAACG ACAAAGACAAATGTATCGGATGCTCGATCGGATGCGCCAACGTCAAATCGCCTtccgtccatttctacgtccagagaaattcttcattcTACACAACTAAAACTCCGATTCCGTTCGATTTGGCGGTGGTGAACGAAGGGAACGCTATGGATTTGACATCGGGGATATTCACGGCTCCACT GAATTGGTCTTTATTTGAACGGAGGTCATATAGGATCGGGTTTTGTTGA